A genomic window from Quercus lobata isolate SW786 chromosome 10, ValleyOak3.0 Primary Assembly, whole genome shotgun sequence includes:
- the LOC115964727 gene encoding protein MAIN-LIKE 2-like → MGSVIPPSKKAIIGMMTSPTFLSVRIRSGAQYCRATPCGIRMAAVPAQIPDEFSPGPIEDSVIRFLKDHRSCAVWEGKDLGALKCRGRNDELRKRRSIVVDDRILDIVKRVRLEGLYRTPSKEIDHNLITAFVERWRLETHTFHLPHGETTITLQDVEVLLGIPIDGESLLGIATNAMVLKGQRILINKLLEKIDQGLPDGAAKVVVHQYARCYILALLADTIFADKFGNRVHTMWLQMLRNLHNPPQYSWGSACLAWLYRELCRATDGGASQIGGALLLVQYWAWFRFPFLCPRKDLPPDDAYDPPFAPSPLSIK, encoded by the exons ATGGGTAGCGTCATCCCTCCCTCCAAGAAGGCAATCATCGGAATGATGACTTCACCTACTTTTCTATCAGTAAGAATTCGGTCTGGGGCACAGTATTGCAGGGCTACTCCCTGCGGAATACG TATGGCTGCTGTTCCTGCTCAGATCCCTGATGAGTTCAGTCCTGGTCCCATTGAGGATTCAGTGATAAGGTTTCTAAAAGATCATCGATCGTGTGCTGTTTGGGAAGGCAAG GATCTGGGGGCACTGAAATGTCGTGGTCGTAATGACGAGTTGCGAAAACGACGCTCGATAGTGGTGGATGATCGCATCCTCGACATTGTCAAGAGAGTTAGATTAGAGGGGCTGTATAGGACCCCAAGTAAAGAGATTGATCATAACTTGATAACGGCCTTCGTTGAGCGATGGCGGCTTGAAACCCACACCTTCCACCTGCCACATGGTGAGACAACGATCACATTACAAGATGTGGAGGTTCTTTTGGGGATTCCAATCGATGGTGAG AGTCTGCTTGGAATTGCTACTAATGCTATGGTGCTTAAAGGACAAAGGATCCTAATTAATAAGCTACTAGAAAAAATTGACCAAGGGTTGCCCGATGGTGCAGCAAAGGTGGTTGTGCATCAATATGCACGGTGTTATATTCTAGCACTGCTGGCAGACACAATTTTCGCCGACAAGTTTGGCAATAGGGTGCATACGATGTGGTTGCAGATGTTGAGGAACCTTCACAATCCACCTCAGTACAGTTGGGGGAGCGCTTGCCTTGCATGGTTGTACAGAGAGTTATGCAGGGCAACCGACGGAGGTGCTAGTCAGATTGGTGGGGCTTTGCTACTGGTTCAGTATTGGGCATGGTTCAGATTCCCTTTTTTGTGCCCAAGGAAGGACCTCCCACCAGATGATGCATATGACCCACCATTTGCACCTTCTCCACTGTCCATTAAGTAA